A genomic region of Clavibacter michiganensis subsp. insidiosus contains the following coding sequences:
- the purF gene encoding amidophosphoribosyltransferase: MCGIVGVVSSEPVNQLVYDSLLLLQHRGQDSTGIATAEGNTFHVKKLSGQVREAFRTRDMRSLLGTMGLGHVRYATKGSATDEDEAQPFYVNAPYGIVLVHNGNLTNTRELAQELFHVDRRHTNTSSDTELLVNVLAHELQSQVSGMALDPDQVFTAVERVHERVQGSYASIAMIAGHGLLAFRDPFGIRPLTLGRRELEGGRMEWVVASESLVMESLGYEIVRDVAPGEAVFITMDGEMHARQCHPTPRLIPCAFEFVYLARPDSVMSGIGVYDARLRMGNRLAATIAEHSPAGDIDVVMPIPDSSRPSAMQVAQTLGIEYREGFYKNRYVGRTFIMPGQAQRKKSVRQKLNAMSSEFQGKNILIVDDSIVRGTTSREIVTMARQAGANKVTFTSAAPPVRYPHVYGINMPSRQELIAHGRKIPEIATELGADHLIYQEVADMRDAILEGSTGVEDLEMSCFTGEYITGNVTPEYLSWLERTQLS, translated from the coding sequence ATGTGCGGCATCGTCGGCGTCGTATCGTCCGAACCCGTCAACCAACTCGTCTACGACAGCCTCCTGCTCCTACAGCACCGCGGTCAGGACTCCACCGGCATCGCCACCGCGGAGGGCAACACCTTCCACGTGAAGAAGCTCAGCGGCCAGGTCCGCGAGGCCTTCCGCACGCGCGACATGCGGTCGCTGCTCGGCACCATGGGCCTCGGCCACGTGCGGTACGCCACCAAGGGCAGCGCCACGGACGAGGACGAGGCGCAGCCGTTCTACGTGAACGCGCCCTACGGCATCGTCCTCGTGCACAACGGCAACCTCACGAACACGCGGGAGCTGGCGCAGGAGCTCTTCCACGTGGATCGCCGCCACACCAACACGAGCTCCGACACCGAGCTGCTGGTGAACGTGCTGGCCCACGAGCTGCAGTCGCAGGTGTCCGGCATGGCGCTGGATCCCGACCAGGTCTTCACCGCCGTCGAGCGCGTGCACGAGCGCGTGCAGGGCTCGTACGCGTCCATCGCGATGATCGCCGGGCACGGGCTGCTCGCGTTCCGCGACCCGTTCGGGATCCGCCCGCTCACCCTGGGCCGCCGCGAGCTCGAGGGCGGCCGGATGGAGTGGGTCGTGGCGAGCGAGTCGCTCGTCATGGAGTCGCTCGGCTACGAGATCGTGCGCGACGTCGCGCCCGGCGAGGCCGTGTTCATCACGATGGACGGCGAGATGCACGCGCGCCAGTGCCACCCGACGCCGCGGCTCATCCCCTGCGCGTTCGAGTTCGTGTACCTCGCGCGGCCCGACTCGGTCATGTCCGGCATCGGCGTCTACGACGCGCGCCTGCGCATGGGCAACCGGCTCGCGGCGACGATCGCGGAGCACAGCCCCGCGGGCGACATCGACGTGGTCATGCCCATCCCCGACTCGTCCCGGCCGTCGGCCATGCAGGTCGCGCAGACGCTCGGCATCGAGTACCGCGAGGGCTTCTACAAGAACCGCTACGTGGGGCGGACGTTCATCATGCCGGGGCAGGCGCAGCGCAAGAAGTCGGTGCGGCAGAAGCTCAACGCGATGAGCTCGGAGTTCCAGGGCAAGAACATCCTCATCGTCGACGACTCCATCGTCCGCGGCACGACGAGCCGCGAGATCGTCACCATGGCCCGGCAGGCCGGCGCCAACAAGGTGACGTTCACCTCGGCCGCTCCCCCGGTGCGCTACCCGCACGTGTACGGGATCAACATGCCGTCGCGGCAGGAGCTCATCGCGCACGGGCGCAAGATCCCCGAGATCGCGACCGAGCTCGGCGCCGACCACCTCATCTACCAGGAGGTCGCCGACATGCGCGACGCGATCCTCGAGGGATCGACCGGGGTGGAGGACCTCGAGATGAGCTGCTTCACGGGCGAGTACATCACCGGCAACGTGACGCCGGAGTACCTGTCCTGGCTGGAGCGCACGCAGCTCAGCTGA
- a CDS encoding DUF3618 domain-containing protein, giving the protein MSDNPEQIRAEIERTRNELSIDVDAVADKVTPAKVAQRQTDKVRGALSNVKDSVLGSAGDARSSVGDAVSGTAGAAKGKGQGNPLGLGLVAFGAGLLIASLIPASDKEKELASTVKDKAQPLVEKATDAAKDVASELKEPAQQAAAAVKDTATDSADTVRSEAQSTAQDVQASAQDAKQAVQDDARS; this is encoded by the coding sequence ATGAGCGACAACCCGGAGCAGATCCGTGCGGAGATCGAGCGCACGCGGAACGAGCTGAGCATCGACGTGGACGCGGTGGCCGACAAGGTCACGCCCGCGAAGGTGGCCCAGCGCCAGACGGACAAGGTGCGCGGCGCCCTGTCGAACGTGAAGGACAGCGTCCTCGGCTCCGCGGGCGACGCCCGTTCGAGCGTGGGCGACGCCGTCTCCGGCACCGCGGGCGCCGCGAAGGGCAAGGGCCAGGGCAACCCGCTGGGCCTCGGTCTGGTGGCGTTCGGCGCTGGACTCCTCATCGCCTCGCTGATCCCGGCGAGCGACAAGGAGAAGGAGCTCGCCTCCACCGTCAAGGACAAGGCGCAGCCCCTCGTCGAGAAGGCGACCGACGCGGCCAAGGACGTCGCGTCCGAGCTCAAGGAGCCCGCGCAGCAGGCCGCCGCGGCCGTCAAGGACACCGCGACGGACTCCGCGGACACGGTGCGATCCGAGGCCCAGTCGACCGCGCAGGACGTCCAGGCGTCGGCGCAGGACGCGAAGCAGGCCGTGCAGGACGACGCGCGGAGCTGA
- a CDS encoding sterol carrier family protein, which produces MAKARIHPTVGQPAVRAALAAGDDADRETRATAVRFLLQSLADLAPGGTVEVRVPPFGAVQCIEGPGHTRGTPPNVIETDPATWIALATGGTSWDAGVEAGAVRASGLRADLRGLLPVPWELPADR; this is translated from the coding sequence ATGGCCAAGGCGCGCATCCACCCCACCGTCGGACAGCCCGCCGTGCGGGCCGCGCTCGCCGCGGGTGACGACGCCGACCGAGAGACGCGGGCCACGGCGGTGCGCTTCCTGCTGCAGTCGCTGGCGGACCTCGCGCCCGGCGGCACCGTCGAGGTGCGCGTCCCGCCGTTCGGCGCCGTCCAGTGCATCGAGGGCCCGGGGCACACGCGCGGCACGCCCCCGAACGTCATCGAGACCGACCCCGCCACGTGGATCGCGCTCGCCACGGGCGGCACCAGCTGGGACGCGGGCGTCGAGGCGGGCGCGGTGCGCGCGTCCGGGCTCCGCGCCGACCTCCGCGGCCTCCTCCCCGTGCCGTGGGAGCTCCCGGCCGACCGCTGA
- a CDS encoding YczE/YyaS/YitT family protein — protein MLRRSVQFALGIFLYGFAIGMMLQAAVGVSPWDVLSQGVALRTGLPFGVVTNIIGALVLLLWIPIRQRPGWGTVLNVVFVGYSAQVALAVVPAFDSLWIRIPLFAAGLLLLGLATGLYIGAHFGPGPRDGLMTGIHRRTGWPVWRVRVGIELVVLAIGWALGGDVGFGTLAFALLIGPVVQRALPLFDLPVPARAPRRRTRGAAQDDPAGTLPTGPVATVG, from the coding sequence ATGCTCCGTCGCTCAGTCCAGTTCGCCCTCGGCATCTTCCTCTACGGCTTCGCCATCGGCATGATGCTGCAGGCCGCCGTCGGCGTCTCCCCCTGGGACGTGCTGAGCCAGGGCGTCGCCCTGCGGACCGGCCTGCCGTTCGGCGTCGTCACCAACATCATCGGCGCGCTCGTGCTGCTCCTCTGGATCCCCATCCGCCAGCGTCCCGGCTGGGGCACGGTGCTCAACGTGGTCTTCGTCGGCTACAGCGCGCAGGTCGCGCTCGCGGTCGTCCCGGCCTTCGACAGCCTCTGGATCCGCATCCCCCTCTTCGCCGCCGGCCTCCTGCTGCTCGGCCTCGCGACGGGCCTCTACATCGGCGCGCACTTCGGCCCGGGTCCGCGCGACGGCCTCATGACCGGGATCCACCGGCGCACGGGCTGGCCGGTGTGGCGCGTGCGCGTCGGGATCGAGCTGGTCGTGCTCGCGATCGGCTGGGCGCTCGGCGGGGACGTGGGGTTCGGCACGCTCGCGTTCGCGCTCCTCATCGGCCCCGTCGTCCAGCGCGCCCTCCCCCTGTTCGACCTGCCCGTGCCCGCCCGCGCGCCACGTCGCCGCACGCGCGGCGCCGCCCAAGACGACCCCGCGGGCACCCTCCCCACGGGCCCGGTCGCGACGGTCGGGTAG
- a CDS encoding PLP-dependent aminotransferase family protein — MTLAGSAPSAVLGPTALTTLLGEWARPGAPAYQALADGIRHLVLDGRVPVGARLPAERELAAALGLSRTTVAAAYAALRATGHLASRRGSGSVTRIPRSAPRAEGDGREVADMSRAAVPAAPALADAALRAAARLPAHLEGHGYDVDGLPELREAIAARYRARGLPTEADDVMVTVGAQHAIGLLASVLVHRGDRALVEQPSYPHAIQALRDAGARLVGAGVGADGWDADVLEQTIRRTRPALAYLMPDFHNPTGRTMPEDQRARIVALAEAHGVTVVADETTAELDIDRPTAHPPLAVHGSPGAVVLVGSVGKTVWGGLRVGWIRAGRPLLRELARARSARDLGTPVLEQLVVADVLGGMDAILAERGARLRETRDHVEAELARRFPGWEVPHVDGGLAVWVGIGAPVSTELALAARARGMMITGGGRFGHDGAFERFLRIPITSPPAQTDRALDLLEEAWRGLAPAPGLDLVDRSVLV; from the coding sequence ATGACCCTCGCCGGATCCGCTCCCTCCGCCGTGCTCGGACCGACCGCCCTCACGACGCTGCTGGGGGAGTGGGCGCGACCCGGGGCGCCGGCGTACCAGGCGCTCGCCGACGGGATCCGGCACCTCGTGCTCGACGGGCGCGTGCCCGTCGGCGCGCGGCTCCCCGCCGAGCGGGAGCTCGCGGCCGCGCTCGGCCTCAGCCGCACCACGGTCGCGGCGGCCTACGCGGCCCTGCGCGCGACCGGCCACCTCGCGAGCCGCCGCGGCTCGGGCAGCGTGACGCGGATCCCCCGGAGCGCGCCCCGCGCCGAGGGCGACGGCCGCGAGGTGGCGGACATGAGCCGCGCCGCCGTGCCCGCGGCGCCCGCGCTCGCCGACGCCGCGCTGCGCGCCGCGGCCCGGCTGCCCGCGCACCTCGAGGGGCACGGCTACGACGTGGACGGTCTCCCGGAGCTGCGCGAGGCGATCGCCGCCCGCTACCGCGCGCGCGGCCTGCCGACCGAGGCCGACGACGTCATGGTGACGGTCGGCGCGCAGCACGCGATCGGCCTCCTCGCCTCCGTCCTGGTGCACCGCGGCGACCGCGCGCTCGTCGAGCAGCCGAGCTACCCGCATGCGATCCAGGCCCTGCGCGACGCCGGCGCGCGGCTCGTGGGGGCGGGCGTCGGCGCCGACGGCTGGGACGCGGACGTGCTCGAGCAGACGATCCGCCGCACGCGGCCCGCGCTCGCCTACCTCATGCCGGACTTCCACAACCCGACGGGACGCACGATGCCCGAGGACCAGCGGGCGCGGATCGTGGCGCTCGCCGAGGCGCACGGCGTCACCGTGGTCGCGGACGAGACGACCGCCGAGCTCGACATCGACCGGCCGACCGCGCATCCGCCGCTCGCCGTGCACGGGTCGCCGGGCGCGGTCGTGCTCGTCGGGTCGGTGGGCAAGACGGTGTGGGGCGGGCTCCGCGTCGGGTGGATCCGCGCCGGCCGTCCGCTCCTCCGCGAGCTCGCCCGGGCGCGCTCGGCCCGCGACCTCGGCACGCCCGTGCTCGAGCAGCTGGTCGTGGCCGACGTGCTGGGCGGGATGGACGCGATCCTCGCCGAGCGCGGCGCGCGCCTGCGCGAGACGCGGGACCACGTCGAGGCCGAGCTCGCGCGCCGGTTCCCCGGGTGGGAGGTCCCGCACGTCGACGGCGGGCTCGCGGTCTGGGTCGGCATCGGCGCGCCCGTCAGCACCGAGCTCGCGCTCGCCGCGCGCGCCCGCGGGATGATGATCACGGGCGGCGGCCGGTTCGGGCACGACGGCGCCTTCGAGCGGTTCCTGCGGATCCCGATCACGTCGCCTCCCGCGCAGACCGACCGCGCCCTGGACCTCCTCGAGGAGGCCTGGCGGGGCCTCGCCCCGGCGCCCGGCCTCGACCTCGTCGACCGGTCGGTCCTCGTCTAG
- a CDS encoding trypsin-like serine peptidase produces the protein MRTRPTRGATAPDIRDPQDRPQQARGRRRPLAGLAGFGVLAVAASLAVAVPSPASAATAADPAAGAETTTLSTAAAQEATGYWTAERRADALASEEAADAPAASTPSRLVEHPGLTYVGVLFYVADGRNRTCTASVVDTAEGDAIATAAHCLVDARTGDPTRLATFVPGTKDAQAPHGLWPLGARSVTASWTRTHATADDAGFARVHSLDGRRLEDVVSAARPVFDRPLLPAQGAAGALSVLGYPEAAPYSGHRLVACAGIPQRSAHHTVSLPCALGEGAGGAPIYTRGARVPVGGELRPELRSVVASPADPARGRADVVLADWGAEAQRAFAALPAR, from the coding sequence ATGCGCACGCGTCCGACCCGTGGAGCCACCGCCCCCGACATCCGCGACCCGCAGGACCGTCCGCAGCAGGCGCGCGGCCGACGCCGTCCGCTCGCGGGCCTCGCGGGCTTCGGGGTCCTCGCGGTCGCCGCCTCCCTGGCGGTCGCGGTGCCGAGCCCGGCGTCTGCCGCGACCGCCGCGGATCCGGCGGCCGGCGCGGAGACGACGACCCTCTCCACGGCGGCGGCGCAGGAGGCGACCGGCTACTGGACCGCCGAGCGGCGCGCCGACGCGCTCGCCTCCGAGGAGGCCGCGGACGCCCCCGCGGCGTCCACGCCGTCGCGCCTCGTCGAGCACCCCGGCCTGACCTACGTGGGCGTCCTCTTCTACGTGGCCGACGGCCGCAACCGGACCTGCACGGCGAGCGTGGTGGACACCGCGGAGGGCGACGCCATCGCCACGGCCGCGCACTGCCTCGTCGACGCCCGCACCGGCGACCCCACGCGGCTCGCCACCTTCGTCCCCGGCACGAAGGACGCCCAGGCTCCCCACGGCCTCTGGCCGCTCGGCGCCCGCTCCGTCACCGCATCCTGGACGCGCACCCACGCCACGGCCGACGACGCCGGCTTCGCCCGCGTCCACTCCCTCGACGGCAGGCGCCTCGAGGACGTGGTCAGCGCGGCCCGTCCCGTGTTCGACCGCCCGCTCCTCCCGGCGCAGGGCGCGGCCGGCGCCCTGTCCGTCCTCGGCTACCCGGAGGCGGCGCCGTACTCCGGACACCGGCTCGTCGCGTGCGCCGGCATCCCGCAGCGCTCCGCGCACCACACGGTCTCCCTGCCCTGCGCCCTCGGCGAGGGAGCAGGCGGCGCGCCGATCTACACCCGTGGAGCGCGCGTCCCGGTGGGCGGCGAGCTCCGACCCGAGCTGCGGTCCGTGGTCGCATCGCCGGCCGACCCGGCGCGCGGTCGCGCGGACGTCGTGCTCGCCGACTGGGGCGCCGAGGCGCAGCGGGCGTTCGCGGCGCTTCCCGCCCGGTAG
- a CDS encoding APC family permease, with protein sequence MTPDPQAPESSPAKRLLIGEKLASDKLEGQLLPKHLALPIFASDPLSSVAYAPQELLLILTLGGLAFLSFAPWVAACVVILLVVVVLSYRQLIKAYPSGGGDYEVAHKNLGEKAGLVVASALLVDYILTVAVSVASGVDNIISAIPEIAPFRVEIAVFFVALLAAVNLRGVRESSKAFAVPTYLFIASVGLMIVVGLVRTALGDPPVAESAAYTVETPSLSQVAFILLLLRAFSSGCSALTGVEAISNGVPAFRTPKVKNAQATLVIMGGTAIVLFVGLTTLALIAQVHYGEHPCDLIGWTGCATEPQKSLMAQVAGATFGNGSVMFYLLQATTAAVLLLAANTAFNGFPLLGSVLAKDAYAPKSLLTRGDRLVYSNGMLLLALGATLILVVYQANLTQLIQLYIIGVFVSFTLGQTGMVVHWTRMLREGCANRGEVIRGLAINAFGALLTALVLIVVTITKFTHGAWLVFAIMPVLFLLMLGVNRYYRDVEKEIEVDPVTVFGSTGDHAVVLVGRMQKPVLKALDYAIAANHDSIEAVHVSVDDEATKLLERQWIEMEIEMPLRIVASPYRDISFPLIKYLKSRRAEHGSEIITVYTPVYIVGHWWETLLHNHKARRIRQKLLLVHGVTLALVPWLLDSSELIYGRRSRPVPGQDRRGEPVRPAVRRSGPPPTTPVKHTSGRRTP encoded by the coding sequence GTGACTCCGGACCCCCAGGCTCCCGAGAGCAGTCCCGCCAAGCGGCTGCTCATCGGCGAGAAGCTCGCCAGCGACAAGCTCGAGGGCCAGCTGCTTCCCAAGCACCTCGCGCTCCCCATCTTCGCGAGCGACCCGCTCAGCTCGGTCGCCTACGCGCCGCAGGAGCTGCTCCTCATCCTCACGCTCGGCGGCCTCGCGTTCCTGAGCTTCGCGCCGTGGGTCGCGGCCTGCGTCGTGATCCTGCTGGTCGTCGTGGTGCTCAGCTACCGCCAGCTCATCAAGGCCTACCCGTCGGGCGGCGGCGACTACGAGGTCGCCCACAAGAACCTCGGCGAGAAGGCCGGCCTCGTCGTCGCGTCCGCGCTCCTCGTCGACTACATCCTCACGGTGGCGGTGTCGGTGGCCTCCGGCGTCGACAACATCATCAGCGCGATCCCGGAGATCGCCCCGTTCCGCGTCGAGATCGCGGTCTTCTTCGTGGCGCTCCTCGCGGCCGTGAACCTCCGGGGCGTGCGCGAGTCGAGCAAGGCCTTCGCGGTGCCCACGTACCTCTTCATCGCCAGCGTCGGCCTGATGATCGTGGTCGGCCTCGTCCGCACGGCCCTCGGCGACCCGCCCGTCGCCGAGTCCGCCGCCTACACGGTCGAGACCCCGAGCCTGTCGCAGGTCGCCTTCATCCTCCTGCTGCTCCGCGCGTTCTCGAGCGGCTGCTCCGCGCTCACGGGCGTCGAGGCCATCTCCAACGGCGTCCCCGCGTTCCGCACGCCCAAGGTCAAGAACGCGCAGGCGACCCTCGTGATCATGGGCGGCACCGCCATCGTGCTGTTCGTCGGACTCACGACCCTCGCGCTCATCGCGCAGGTCCACTACGGCGAGCACCCGTGCGACCTCATCGGCTGGACCGGATGCGCCACGGAGCCGCAGAAGAGCCTCATGGCGCAGGTGGCCGGGGCCACGTTCGGCAACGGCAGCGTGATGTTCTACCTGCTCCAGGCGACCACCGCCGCCGTCCTCCTGCTCGCGGCCAACACCGCGTTCAACGGCTTCCCGCTGCTCGGCTCCGTGCTCGCGAAGGACGCCTACGCCCCCAAGTCGCTGCTCACGCGCGGCGACCGCCTCGTCTACAGCAACGGCATGCTGCTGCTGGCGCTCGGCGCGACGCTGATCCTCGTCGTCTACCAGGCGAACCTCACGCAGCTCATCCAGCTCTACATCATCGGCGTCTTCGTGTCGTTCACCCTCGGGCAGACCGGCATGGTCGTGCACTGGACCCGCATGCTCCGCGAGGGCTGCGCGAACCGCGGCGAGGTGATCCGCGGCCTCGCCATCAACGCGTTCGGCGCGCTGCTCACGGCGCTCGTGCTCATCGTCGTCACCATCACCAAGTTCACGCACGGCGCCTGGCTCGTGTTCGCGATCATGCCGGTGCTGTTCCTCCTCATGCTCGGCGTGAACCGCTACTACCGCGACGTGGAGAAGGAGATCGAGGTCGACCCCGTCACGGTCTTCGGCTCCACGGGCGACCACGCGGTCGTGCTCGTCGGCCGCATGCAGAAGCCGGTCCTCAAGGCCCTCGACTACGCGATCGCCGCGAACCACGACAGCATCGAGGCGGTGCACGTCTCCGTCGACGACGAGGCGACGAAGCTCCTCGAGCGCCAGTGGATCGAGATGGAGATCGAGATGCCGCTGCGCATCGTCGCCTCCCCGTACCGCGACATTAGCTTCCCGCTCATCAAGTACCTCAAGTCCCGTCGGGCGGAGCACGGCAGCGAGATCATCACGGTCTACACGCCCGTCTACATCGTCGGCCACTGGTGGGAGACGCTGCTGCACAACCACAAGGCAAGACGGATCCGCCAGAAGCTGCTCCTCGTGCACGGCGTCACGCTGGCGCTCGTGCCGTGGCTGCTCGACTCGTCGGAGCTGATCTACGGCCGCCGGTCGCGGCCGGTGCCCGGGCAGGACCGCCGCGGCGAGCCCGTGCGCCCCGCCGTCCGCCGATCCGGCCCGCCGCCGACGACGCCCGTGAAGCACACGAGCGGCCGCCGGACGCCGTGA
- a CDS encoding FAD-dependent oxidoreductase, with amino-acid sequence MTSEPAETQVVVIGAGQAGLSVAYHLQRLGLRMGTDAVVLDRGPTTGGAWQHRWAALRLGSAHRVADLPGMSELGISFAMADRRLPARDVVRDHYARYEQHFDLRVARPVEVRAVLDADVPPPTASRRRAAHPSDSARPLLVRATDGDRVARFVVNATGTWGAPFIPSYPGLGAFRGRQLHTSGYRAAADLRGLRVLVVGGGTSAIGFLLELEGVAARTMWSTRRPVDFLEAGELDVEAAVRAVDLQDRAARAGEALPSIVSGTGVPRTRRIVAGIRRGVLDSQGLIARFEEDGVVWTDGGRDQVDAVIWATGFRPEIRHLAPLGLREKEGGVRVESGVSARDPRLFLAGYGPQASTIGANRAGRRVARQVIAALG; translated from the coding sequence ATGACCTCCGAGCCGGCAGAGACCCAGGTCGTGGTCATCGGTGCCGGACAGGCCGGACTCTCCGTCGCGTACCACCTGCAGCGACTCGGACTCCGCATGGGCACCGACGCCGTCGTCCTCGACCGCGGGCCGACCACGGGCGGTGCCTGGCAGCACCGGTGGGCGGCGCTCCGCCTGGGATCCGCGCACCGGGTGGCCGACCTCCCCGGCATGTCCGAGCTCGGCATCTCGTTCGCGATGGCCGATCGCCGCCTCCCGGCGCGCGACGTCGTGCGCGACCACTACGCCCGCTACGAGCAGCACTTCGACCTTCGGGTCGCGCGCCCGGTCGAGGTGCGCGCGGTGCTCGACGCGGACGTGCCACCGCCCACCGCGTCGCGCCGCCGGGCCGCGCACCCCTCCGACTCCGCCCGCCCCCTCCTCGTGCGCGCCACCGACGGCGACCGCGTCGCCCGATTCGTCGTCAACGCCACCGGCACGTGGGGCGCGCCGTTCATCCCCTCGTACCCCGGGCTCGGGGCCTTCCGCGGACGGCAGCTGCACACGTCCGGGTACCGCGCGGCGGCCGACCTGCGGGGGCTCCGCGTGCTCGTCGTGGGCGGCGGCACCTCCGCCATCGGCTTCCTCCTCGAGCTGGAGGGGGTGGCCGCGCGCACCATGTGGTCGACGAGGCGTCCCGTCGACTTCCTCGAGGCGGGCGAGCTCGACGTCGAGGCCGCCGTGCGCGCGGTGGACCTGCAGGACCGGGCCGCGCGCGCGGGGGAGGCGCTGCCGAGCATCGTGAGCGGGACGGGCGTGCCGCGCACGCGGCGCATCGTCGCCGGGATCCGACGCGGGGTGCTCGACAGCCAGGGGCTCATCGCGCGCTTCGAGGAGGACGGCGTCGTCTGGACGGACGGCGGGCGGGACCAGGTCGACGCCGTGATCTGGGCCACCGGCTTCCGCCCGGAGATCCGGCACCTCGCGCCGCTCGGCCTCCGGGAGAAGGAGGGCGGCGTGCGCGTCGAGTCCGGTGTCTCGGCGCGGGATCCGCGCCTGTTCCTCGCGGGCTACGGACCGCAGGCGTCGACGATCGGCGCGAACCGCGCGGGGCGGCGCGTCGCTCGGCAGGTCATCGCGGCCCTCGGCTGA
- a CDS encoding phage holin family protein produces the protein MTDGRTPSEEKAATTSLGDLLGNVTKDVSTLMRQEIALAKAEISDSAKKAGTGAGLLGGAGYAGLMAVFFLSVALMVGLGYLFDNQAWGAVVVAVVWAVIGLVMYLQGRKQLKTVQGAPRTAESVKKIPEAMKRNEADR, from the coding sequence ATGACCGACGGACGCACCCCGTCCGAGGAGAAGGCCGCGACCACCAGCCTCGGCGACCTCCTCGGGAACGTCACGAAGGACGTCTCCACGCTCATGCGCCAGGAGATCGCCCTCGCCAAGGCGGAGATCAGCGACTCGGCGAAGAAGGCCGGGACGGGCGCCGGCCTCCTGGGCGGCGCCGGGTACGCGGGCCTCATGGCCGTGTTCTTCCTCTCCGTCGCCCTCATGGTCGGACTGGGCTACCTGTTCGACAACCAGGCCTGGGGCGCGGTCGTCGTGGCCGTCGTCTGGGCCGTCATCGGCCTCGTCATGTACCTGCAGGGCCGCAAGCAGCTGAAGACCGTGCAGGGCGCGCCCCGCACGGCCGAGAGCGTCAAGAAGATCCCCGAAGCGATGAAGAGGAACGAGGCAGACCGATGA
- the purM gene encoding phosphoribosylformylglycinamidine cyclo-ligase, whose product MTTKSSYAEAGVDTEAGDLAVQLMKEAVSRTHGPEVIGGFGGFAGLFDASALTRFRHPLLATSTDGVGTKVAIAQAIDKHDTIGQDLVGMVVDDIVVVGARPLFMTDYIACGKVVPARIADIVAGIARACSDTGTALVGGETAEHPGLLGPDDYDVAGAAVGAVEADSVLGSERVRDGDVVLALASSGLHSNGFSLVRRILSVAGIGFGDTSAELGGVVGEVLLEPTRLYTTPLLDVLAQPGLGAGVHSISHVTGGGIAANLARVLPRGSFSELERSTWSPPAVFRALSGIAGSTLESAEGTWNLGIGMIAVVDAAAADGIAHALTAAGIPAWEAGRVTIGDAPAGAGFEQGAKGVDGGAVRLTGRYRD is encoded by the coding sequence GTGACCACCAAGAGCTCGTATGCAGAGGCCGGCGTCGACACGGAGGCCGGCGATCTCGCGGTCCAGCTGATGAAGGAGGCCGTCTCCCGCACGCACGGCCCGGAGGTCATCGGCGGCTTCGGCGGCTTCGCCGGGCTGTTCGACGCGAGCGCCCTCACCCGCTTCCGCCACCCGCTCCTCGCCACCTCGACGGACGGCGTCGGCACCAAGGTCGCCATCGCGCAGGCCATCGACAAGCACGACACCATCGGCCAGGACCTCGTGGGCATGGTCGTCGACGACATCGTCGTGGTCGGCGCGCGCCCCCTCTTCATGACCGACTACATCGCCTGCGGCAAGGTCGTGCCCGCGCGCATCGCCGACATCGTCGCCGGCATCGCGCGCGCCTGCTCCGACACCGGCACCGCCCTCGTCGGCGGGGAGACGGCCGAGCACCCGGGGCTCCTCGGGCCGGACGACTACGACGTGGCCGGTGCCGCGGTCGGCGCGGTCGAGGCCGACTCGGTGCTCGGATCCGAGCGGGTGCGCGACGGCGACGTCGTGCTGGCGCTCGCCTCGAGCGGCCTGCACAGCAACGGCTTCTCGCTCGTGCGCCGCATCCTCAGCGTCGCCGGCATCGGCTTCGGCGACACCTCGGCCGAGCTCGGCGGCGTGGTCGGCGAGGTGCTGCTCGAGCCGACGCGCCTGTACACGACGCCCCTGCTCGACGTGCTCGCGCAGCCGGGGCTCGGTGCCGGCGTCCACTCCATCAGCCACGTCACGGGCGGCGGGATCGCGGCGAACCTCGCGCGCGTGCTCCCGCGCGGGTCCTTCAGCGAGCTCGAGCGCTCCACGTGGTCGCCGCCCGCGGTCTTCCGCGCCCTCTCCGGCATCGCGGGCTCGACGCTCGAGAGCGCGGAGGGCACCTGGAACCTCGGCATCGGCATGATCGCCGTGGTCGACGCCGCGGCCGCCGACGGCATCGCGCACGCGCTCACCGCCGCGGGCATCCCCGCCTGGGAGGCCGGCCGCGTGACGATCGGCGACGCCCCGGCGGGCGCCGGCTTCGAGCAGGGCGCCAAGGGCGTCGACGGCGGGGCCGTGCGCCTCACCGGCCGCTACCGCGACTGA
- a CDS encoding DUF3073 domain-containing protein, protein MGRGRQKAKHTKIARELKSFSPNVDYTQLERELTTHGAVDEQYAAEAAKWDEYADEPDAYVPGDEQKRA, encoded by the coding sequence ATGGGGCGCGGCCGTCAAAAAGCTAAGCACACCAAGATCGCGCGAGAGCTGAAGTCGTTCAGTCCCAATGTGGACTACACGCAGCTGGAGCGCGAGCTGACCACCCACGGGGCGGTCGACGAGCAGTACGCGGCGGAGGCCGCCAAATGGGACGAGTACGCGGACGAGCCGGACGCCTACGTCCCGGGTGACGAGCAGAAGCGCGCCTGA